In Aliiglaciecola sp. LCG003, a genomic segment contains:
- a CDS encoding SCO family protein produces MKQNTLLAIVAVVALAAGLYFAVNIAPPATDKVKFMQQYPAARALPEFELYDKQGSTFTNQNLADKWTLVFVGYTFCPDICPTTMAELKSIYPQLQQIETEHPIQVWFLSVDPRRDTAERLNEYVDFFNPEFLATSGEHKQLFPLVRALGMMYAMSDNMDDPNYLVDHSASVTVINPQVQVVGRFKPHLEPGKLAVSDSEQILADMPIVVRQ; encoded by the coding sequence ATGAAGCAAAACACTCTTTTAGCGATAGTCGCTGTGGTCGCGCTGGCAGCTGGTTTATATTTTGCTGTGAATATCGCACCGCCGGCAACTGACAAGGTTAAATTTATGCAGCAATACCCTGCTGCACGAGCTTTACCTGAATTTGAATTGTACGATAAACAAGGTTCTACATTTACAAATCAGAACTTGGCCGATAAATGGACCTTGGTGTTTGTGGGATATACGTTCTGCCCCGATATCTGCCCAACTACCATGGCTGAACTAAAAAGTATCTACCCTCAGTTACAGCAAATAGAAACTGAGCACCCGATTCAAGTTTGGTTTCTGTCGGTAGATCCTCGCCGAGATACAGCTGAACGCTTAAATGAATACGTAGATTTCTTTAATCCAGAATTTTTGGCCACATCAGGGGAACACAAGCAGCTGTTTCCGCTAGTACGAGCCTTAGGCATGATGTACGCCATGAGTGATAACATGGACGATCCTAACTATTTAGTCGACCACAGCGCTTCGGTCACGGTGATCAATCCCCAGGTTCAAGTGGTAGGACGTTTTAAACCCCATTTAGAGCCGGGTAAATTGGCAGTTAGTGACAGTGAGCAGATTCTGGCAGATATGCCTATAGTCGTTAGGCAATGA
- a CDS encoding GNAT family N-acetyltransferase: MMILQQESPLSSDVIELLKAHHREMFDHSPRGSVHALDESQFNSPHMTFWSVRVNQQLAGCGALKTIDEKHGEIKAMRTAKGFERQGVATTLLENIITQAQIRGCTRVSLETGSMAFFAPARQLYLRRGFKPCPPFAGYFDDPNSICMTLTLD, from the coding sequence ATGATGATTTTACAACAAGAAAGTCCCCTATCAAGTGATGTGATTGAACTGCTAAAAGCCCATCACCGTGAGATGTTTGATCACTCTCCCCGCGGCAGTGTACACGCGCTAGATGAAAGCCAATTTAACTCACCACATATGACATTTTGGAGTGTTAGAGTAAATCAACAGTTGGCAGGTTGTGGTGCACTAAAGACAATAGACGAGAAGCACGGCGAAATAAAAGCAATGCGCACTGCTAAAGGTTTTGAGCGCCAAGGCGTAGCAACAACACTACTAGAAAACATCATCACCCAAGCACAGATTCGCGGCTGCACCCGCGTCAGTCTTGAGACCGGCAGCATGGCATTCTTTGCCCCTGCTAGACAACTATATCTGCGACGCGGATTTAAACCCTGCCCGCCATTTGCAGGCTACTTTGATGATCCCAACAGTATCTGCATGACACTTACGCTCGACTAG
- a CDS encoding IS110 family transposase, with protein MKLKTITIDLAKTVFQVCGVNEHIKPQFNKKLKRTELLDFMRQQPPTLVVMEACYSSHYWGREIAKLGHDTKLIPAQHVTPFVRGNKNDHNDAFAIAEASQRSHIRFVPVKSEQQQEINCLHRIRERLIRNKTALSNQIRGLLSEFGVIFPCGHVALCAGLAQVIDSEQRSNQLRTMMRALKAEYEDTRSRIKAIEQQLHHFVNNSESGKILLSIPGIGFINASAFLAAIDKGQAFNNPKEFAVWLGLTPKQHASGNISKMGGITKRGDRYLRKQLVHGARSVVSRAAQRTDPLSLWATKLRVTKPFNKVAVAVAHRLARLIWILLTRQEHYRVTSSQVSA; from the coding sequence ATGAAGCTTAAAACAATTACCATCGATTTGGCAAAGACTGTATTTCAAGTGTGCGGAGTAAATGAACATATTAAACCGCAATTTAATAAGAAATTAAAACGGACTGAGCTACTTGATTTTATGCGCCAACAACCACCTACGTTGGTGGTGATGGAAGCCTGTTATTCATCGCATTACTGGGGGCGTGAAATTGCTAAATTAGGTCATGATACCAAGCTTATACCAGCCCAACATGTCACGCCTTTTGTGCGAGGCAACAAGAATGACCATAACGATGCTTTTGCCATAGCAGAAGCCAGCCAGCGCTCACATATCCGCTTTGTCCCCGTAAAATCTGAGCAACAGCAAGAAATTAATTGCTTGCATCGAATTCGAGAGCGCTTAATTAGAAACAAAACGGCCCTGAGTAACCAGATACGCGGGTTGTTAAGTGAATTTGGGGTAATATTTCCTTGTGGCCACGTGGCCTTGTGTGCAGGATTAGCCCAAGTAATTGATAGCGAACAACGCAGTAACCAGTTGAGAACCATGATGCGCGCGTTAAAGGCAGAATATGAAGACACACGCTCTCGCATCAAGGCCATTGAGCAGCAATTGCATCACTTTGTTAATAACAGTGAAAGTGGCAAAATATTGCTCAGCATCCCAGGGATTGGTTTCATTAATGCCTCAGCGTTTTTAGCCGCCATTGATAAAGGCCAGGCGTTTAATAATCCCAAAGAATTTGCCGTGTGGTTAGGGCTGACGCCTAAACAACACGCCTCAGGCAATATCAGTAAGATGGGCGGCATTACCAAACGCGGAGACCGTTATTTACGTAAACAACTGGTACATGGTGCGCGGTCTGTCGTGAGTCGTGCCGCGCAAAGAACTGATCCGTTATCACTGTGGGCCACTAAACTTCGCGTTACCAAGCCGTTTAATAAAGTGGCAGTCGCCGTCGCCCATCGTTTAGCACGTTTAATCTGGATATTGCTCACACGTCAGGAGCACTATCGCGTTACGTCCTCACAAGTGAGCGCATAA
- a CDS encoding GNAT family N-acetyltransferase: protein MPKHNVITSSPEDAKELSRLIFASGQETFEKVFNPANLDHATSRQKVLDYLFISLGQPEGQFGYSNQYIIKHDAKVIACGSCWTSSVSDTFKQSTLRSLIDYFGVLETAVILNNNTKLARLIMPPQSDELGVGHIAVAVQHRREGLATTLLEWFKQHAIESGKRALSLQVVDGNLAALRLYQKFGFERVKLVQPEADAIELGLQPHVHMRLELN, encoded by the coding sequence TTGCCCAAGCACAATGTAATAACATCTAGTCCAGAGGACGCAAAAGAGTTAAGTCGGCTTATTTTCGCTTCTGGACAAGAAACTTTTGAAAAAGTCTTTAATCCTGCCAATTTAGATCACGCGACTTCTCGCCAAAAGGTGTTGGACTATCTATTTATTTCGCTCGGTCAGCCTGAAGGCCAATTCGGCTATTCAAATCAATATATCATTAAGCATGATGCAAAAGTAATAGCATGTGGCAGTTGCTGGACATCTTCAGTATCTGATACCTTCAAGCAGTCTACCTTGCGCAGTCTTATTGATTACTTTGGTGTACTGGAGACTGCTGTGATCCTTAACAACAATACAAAATTAGCTCGATTGATTATGCCTCCTCAATCGGATGAATTGGGAGTTGGTCATATTGCTGTGGCGGTTCAACATCGCCGTGAGGGTTTGGCAACAACCCTTTTAGAGTGGTTTAAGCAACATGCTATTGAGTCAGGTAAACGCGCGTTAAGTTTGCAGGTAGTGGATGGGAATTTAGCCGCATTAAGATTATACCAAAAATTTGGTTTTGAGCGGGTCAAATTGGTCCAACCTGAAGCGGATGCCATTGAACTTGGCTTGCAGCCACACGTTCACATGCGGCTAGAACTAAATTGA